Proteins encoded in a region of the Triticum dicoccoides isolate Atlit2015 ecotype Zavitan chromosome 3A, WEW_v2.0, whole genome shotgun sequence genome:
- the LOC119269029 gene encoding pentatricopeptide repeat-containing protein At3g58590-like: MPNPDPPLPPSLFNSLIASRARAGRAADAFSLLARMLAAGVAPTAFTFAPILSSPSVCPRRAAQLHPHILKRGLLHSDPYSGTALLGFFARHGRFGEALDLFGEMPARSVVTWNCLVSSFAQHGHVQDAVFWFRELVRSSDGLSEGSLVAVFPALVSPDPVHGLAIKTAMDSFSAVANSLLNCYCTCGTVCAAEKLFNGLMFRDVVSWNTMITAFARSNFPGRAFELFSAMHHQGVSPDETTFSSVLYAGTSINAQEHGKSVHAKSIKHNLNTTVFVSTSLVDFYNKCVGRRDALKVLKEVPHKSTACWNALLSIKSDGDFPTLFMILRDMLQSGISPNEFTFSSLLKDPSLLDVHQIHSLVIKLGYDGNDYVSSAIISSYVSHGFVSDALAYGVTLDPDSCNVSMNVLAGAYNRAHMYQETKELLLHPKTSDTISWSILITACARNGDYAEAFGHFRQMRILGHHFDNYVAVSLLSICTKVNSLVLGRLVHGVITKTSYGCSDTRTNNMLLDMYAKCGRIEDCLKAFEEMEDRNVISWTAVISGLALNGFSRKALAWFKAMEGAAVKPDKVAILAVLSACRHGGLVQEGMEIFKRMEADYSTEAGMEHYICVVDMLCKCGHLKQADSVIRGMPFRPSTIIWRTFIQGCNTYGMLDTQVFS; the protein is encoded by the coding sequence ATGCCGAACCCGGACCCGCCGCTGCCCCCTTCCCTCTTCAACTCCCTCATCGCCTCCCGCGCCCGCGCCGGCCGCGCGGCCGACGCCTTCTCGCTGCTCGCGCGCATGCTCGCCGCGGGCGTCGCCCCGACCGCGTTCACCTTCGCGCCGATCCTCTCCTCGCCCTCCGTGTGCCCCCGCCGCGCCGCGCAGCTGCACCCGCACATCCTCAAGCGCGGCCTGCTCCATAGCGACCCGTACTCCGGGACAGCGCTGCTGGGCTTCTTCGCGCGGCACGGACGGTTCGGCGAGGCGCTCGACCTGTTCGGCGAAATGCCCGCACGGAGCGTCGTCACCTGGAACTGTCTCGTCTCTTCGTTCGCGCAGCATGGGCATGTCCAGGACGCCGTGTTTTGGTTCAGGGAACTCGTGAGGAGCAGCGATGGCTTGTCTGAAGGCTCTCTCGTTGCGGTCTTTCCTGCACTTGTGTCACCGGACCCAGTTCATGGGCTTGCCATCAAAACCGCAATGGATTCCTTCTCGGCAGTTGCTAACTCGTTGCTGAATTGTTACTGTACTTGTGGCACAGTTTGCGCGGCAGAGAAGCTATTTAATGGTTTGATGTTCAGAGATGTGGTTTCGTGGAATACAATGATCACTGCTTTCGCTAGGAGTAACTTCCCAGGGAGAGCTTTTGAGCTTTTCTCAGCGATGCATCATCAGGGTGTTTCTCCAGATGAAACTACATTTTCCAGTGTTCTTTACGCTGGCACCAGTATAAATGCACAGGAGCATGGGAAGTCTGTTCACGCCAAATCTATCAAGCATAACCTCAACACGACAGTATTTGTGAGTACTTCACTGGTTGATTTCTACAACAAATGTGTTGGTAGGAGGGACGCTCTTAAAGTACTCAAAGAGGTTCCTCATAAGAGCACTGCATGTTGGAATGCTCTGCTTTCTATCAAGTCAGATGGTGATTTTCCAACTCTGTTTATGATTCTGAGAGATATGTTGCAATCAGGGATTAGCCCAAATGAATTTACCTTTTCTTCCTTGCTCAAGGATCCATCACTGTTGGATGTGCATCAGATTCACTCATTGGTCATAAAACTGGGTTATGACGGTAATGACTATGTTTCAAGTGCTATTATATCTTCCTATGTCTCACATGGCTTTGTTTCTGATGCCCTCGCTTATGGAGTTACATTGGATCCTGACTCCTGTAATGTCTCCATGAATGTTTTAGCTGGGGCATATAATAGAGCTCACATGTACCAAGAGACCAAGGAGCTACTCTTACATCCGAAAACGAGTGATACTATTTCATGGAGCATACTTATTACTGCTTGTGCAAGGAATGGTGATTATGCTGAAGCTTTTGGACATTTCAGACAGATGAGAATTTTGGGGCATCATTTTGATAACTATGTAGCTGTGAGCTTGCTGAGTATTTGTACAAAAGTTAACAGCCTTGTTCTTGGTAGGCTGGTGCATGGGGTAATCACCAAGACCAGTTATGGGTGCTCAGACACTCGTACTAATAATATGTTGCTAGATATGTATGCTAAATGTGGTAGAATTGAAGACTGTCTGAAAGCCTTTGAGGAAATGGAAGATAGGAACGTAATCTCATGGACAGCTGTGATTTCAGGCCTTGCACTTAACGGTTTTTCTCGTAAGGCCCTGGCATGGTTTAAAGCTATGGAAGGGGCTGCTGTCAAACCTGACAAGGTAGCAATTCTGGCAGTCCTTTCAGCTTGTAGACATGGAGGACTTGTGCAGGAGGGAATGGAGATATTCAAACGTATGGAAGCTGATTACTCAACTGAAGCTGGGATGGAGCATTACATTTGTGTGGTGGACATGCTATGCAAGTGTGGTCATTTAAAGCAAGCTGACTCTGTGATTAGAGGCATGCCTTTCCGCCCGAGTACTATTATTTGGCGCACATTCATCCAAGGATGCAATACATATGGCATGCTAGATACTCAAGTGTTTAGCTAG